The following are from one region of the Mauremys reevesii isolate NIE-2019 linkage group 2, ASM1616193v1, whole genome shotgun sequence genome:
- the ELOC gene encoding elongin-C, giving the protein MDGEEKTYGGCEGPDAMYVKLISSDGHEFIVKREHALTSGTIKAMLSGPGQFAENETNEVNFREIPSHVLSKVCMYFTYKVRYTNSSTEIPEFPIAPEIALELLMAANFLDC; this is encoded by the exons ATGG ATGGAGAAGAGAAAACATACGGTGGGTGTGAAGGCCCTGATGCTATGTATGTGAAGTTGATATCCTCTGATGGTCATGAGTTTATTGTAAAAAGAGAGCATGCGTTAACATCAGGAACAATAAAAGCTATGTTGAGTGGTCCAG gtcaGTTTGCTGAAAATGAAACAAATGAGGTGAATTTTAGAGAGATTCCATCCCATGTCCTATCCAAAGTATGCATGTATTTCACCTACAAGGTTCGCTACACTAACAGCTCCACGGAGATTCCTGAATTCCCAATTGCACCTGAAATTGCACTGGAACTGCTGATGGCTGCAAACTTCTTAGattgttaa